One genomic window of Polyangium aurulentum includes the following:
- a CDS encoding NAD(P)H-binding protein gives MSAPRVLITGGTGNTGRRIAARLGELGLSVRTASRAPKPESSGEHVRFDWADASTHTPALEGVDRVYLLAPAMVADPSTVMLPFLEEALARGVQRLVLLSSSAIPEGSPGIGTVDRFLRERAPGWAVLKPSWFMQNFVDPKHVHAASLLDQGIVVTSTGAGRVGFVDPNDIAEVAARALADDEPHNAAHVITGPEALSYGDLAAILTRVTGRPMRHVNVDDAESTRWLVASGMPERYAALLVGLDAAIREGAEDRVTDTVLRVTGRPPRSFEAFARANAHVFREREPAPSPSALDRP, from the coding sequence GTGAGCGCGCCCCGCGTCCTGATCACGGGGGGGACGGGCAATACGGGCCGGCGCATTGCAGCGCGCCTCGGAGAGCTCGGCCTGTCCGTGCGCACGGCGAGCCGCGCCCCGAAGCCGGAGAGCTCGGGCGAGCACGTGCGCTTCGACTGGGCGGACGCCTCGACGCACACGCCCGCCCTGGAGGGCGTCGACCGCGTGTACCTGCTCGCGCCGGCGATGGTGGCGGATCCCTCGACCGTGATGCTGCCGTTCCTCGAAGAGGCGCTCGCGCGCGGGGTCCAGCGGCTGGTGCTCCTGAGCTCGTCGGCCATTCCGGAGGGCTCCCCGGGGATCGGCACCGTGGACCGCTTCCTGCGCGAGCGGGCGCCCGGGTGGGCCGTCTTGAAGCCGTCGTGGTTCATGCAGAACTTCGTCGACCCGAAGCACGTGCACGCCGCGAGCCTCCTCGATCAGGGAATCGTGGTCACGTCGACGGGCGCCGGGCGGGTGGGCTTCGTGGACCCGAACGACATCGCCGAGGTCGCCGCGCGCGCGCTCGCCGACGACGAGCCGCACAATGCGGCCCACGTGATCACCGGGCCGGAGGCGCTCAGTTATGGGGACCTGGCGGCGATCCTGACGCGCGTCACCGGAAGGCCGATGCGGCACGTGAACGTGGACGACGCGGAGTCGACGCGCTGGCTGGTGGCCTCGGGCATGCCCGAGCGGTACGCGGCCCTGCTCGTGGGGCTCGACGCGGCCATTCGCGAGGGCGCGGAGGACCGCGTCACCGACACGGTCCTTCGCGTCACCGGACGCCCGCCCAGGAGCTTCGAGGCCTTTGCGCGCGCGAATGCGCACGTCTTCCGCGAGCGTGAGCCGGCCCCCTCGCCTTCCGCTTTGGACAGGCCCTGA
- a CDS encoding M4 family metallopeptidase, translating into MIRYKLLRGMGVAAVLLAAAACQGTGAGAGDRRDERAADILAHLAALPAAEVVQVDDDAIPRFVAGNLGSLALAERIEETDFRAALSAIAPALSADAGELSLRRARTDEQGDRHFRFSQTKNGLPVIGAEIVLHVRDGVIIAANGGARSDLPADEVAVIDRADAIRAARNSTEAADVSVQDEAKLAYHARGERLALVYQVEVEGKREDGTPVRDTVLVDAADGSIALRIPHIHEAKNRQVYLAVPLLNEGILMRSEGQAPNGNPSVDINYDWLGWTYDCYKNLFGRDSYDGAGSPVVSIVDYVFESPNAYWDGTQMVFGQGDGVTSASFGNAMDITAHEFTHGVSNSESGLVGTGESGALGEAMGDIFGAVCEWYRDGQVVSGKTWILGDEVWTPSTPGDGIRYMANPAQDGDSLDFYDSSAGNQIHRGAGIANLAFHLLAQGGTHPQGKSSINVPGIGILKAARVFYKANTDILTSYSNYLDAKNATVQAATQLGYTQAEIDAVKKAWDAVGVVPPPPPPTTPLQNNVPLTNLSGSLEGFVYYSIDVPAGATNLVFKTSGGTGNIMMSVQLGWGTTSQACVPTGSGTSQTCSVSSVQAGTYYVSLFGFPPYSGVTLKASFTPPPASTSDLVINEIDYDTVGTDDREYVEIYNPAGGAVSLSGCSLLLVNGGTGTVYSTVDLSGAGSLGAGQYLVVGSSSVAVPAGAKKVNFSLATNSIQNDTEGVALVCGASVVDKLSYEGSVTAATLPGVGTVSLVEGTAFNVADSNTVPRTLCRLPNGSDTDNASVDWSTCATLTPGASN; encoded by the coding sequence TTGATTCGATACAAGCTGCTTCGGGGTATGGGTGTGGCGGCGGTGCTCCTCGCCGCTGCGGCGTGCCAGGGGACGGGCGCGGGGGCCGGCGATCGGCGCGATGAGCGCGCCGCGGACATCCTCGCGCACCTGGCCGCGCTGCCGGCGGCGGAGGTGGTGCAGGTCGACGACGACGCAATCCCGCGTTTCGTCGCAGGCAACCTGGGCTCGCTCGCGCTGGCGGAGCGTATCGAGGAGACCGATTTCCGCGCGGCGCTCTCGGCCATCGCCCCCGCGCTCAGCGCCGACGCGGGGGAGCTGTCGCTCCGGCGGGCCCGCACCGACGAGCAAGGAGACCGCCATTTCCGCTTCTCGCAGACGAAGAACGGCCTGCCCGTCATCGGCGCGGAGATCGTCCTCCACGTACGCGACGGCGTCATCATCGCGGCGAACGGCGGCGCGCGCAGCGACCTGCCCGCGGACGAGGTGGCCGTGATCGATCGCGCCGATGCAATCCGCGCGGCCCGCAACAGCACCGAGGCGGCGGACGTCTCGGTGCAGGACGAGGCGAAGCTCGCCTATCATGCGAGGGGCGAGCGGCTCGCGCTCGTCTATCAGGTCGAGGTCGAAGGCAAGCGCGAGGACGGCACCCCGGTGCGGGACACCGTGCTCGTGGACGCGGCGGACGGCTCGATCGCGCTCCGGATTCCGCACATCCACGAGGCCAAAAACCGGCAGGTGTATCTCGCCGTCCCGTTGCTGAACGAGGGCATCCTCATGCGGAGCGAGGGGCAGGCGCCCAACGGGAATCCGAGCGTCGACATCAACTACGACTGGCTCGGGTGGACCTACGATTGCTATAAAAACCTGTTCGGGCGCGACTCGTACGACGGCGCAGGCTCCCCGGTCGTCAGCATCGTGGATTATGTCTTCGAGTCCCCCAACGCCTACTGGGACGGGACGCAGATGGTCTTCGGCCAGGGCGACGGCGTGACCTCCGCGAGCTTCGGGAACGCGATGGATATCACGGCCCACGAGTTCACCCACGGCGTCAGCAACAGCGAATCCGGCCTCGTCGGCACGGGCGAGTCCGGCGCCCTGGGCGAGGCGATGGGCGACATCTTCGGCGCGGTCTGCGAGTGGTATCGCGACGGCCAGGTCGTCAGCGGCAAGACCTGGATCCTGGGCGACGAGGTGTGGACACCGTCGACCCCGGGCGACGGGATACGCTACATGGCGAACCCGGCCCAGGACGGCGACTCCCTCGATTTCTACGACAGCAGCGCCGGCAACCAGATCCACCGGGGCGCGGGCATCGCCAACCTCGCGTTCCATCTGCTCGCGCAGGGCGGCACCCACCCGCAGGGCAAGTCCTCGATCAACGTGCCCGGCATCGGCATTCTCAAGGCGGCCCGGGTCTTCTACAAGGCGAACACCGATATCCTGACCTCGTACTCGAACTACCTCGACGCCAAGAACGCGACCGTGCAGGCGGCGACGCAGCTCGGGTACACGCAGGCGGAGATCGACGCCGTGAAAAAGGCCTGGGATGCCGTCGGGGTCGTGCCTCCGCCGCCGCCCCCGACCACGCCGCTCCAGAACAACGTGCCGCTGACCAACCTGAGCGGGAGCCTGGAAGGCTTCGTGTATTACTCGATCGACGTACCCGCGGGCGCCACCAATCTGGTCTTCAAGACGAGCGGCGGCACCGGCAACATCATGATGTCCGTCCAGCTCGGCTGGGGGACGACGAGCCAGGCTTGCGTGCCTACCGGCAGCGGAACCTCGCAGACCTGCAGCGTCTCCAGCGTCCAGGCTGGGACTTATTACGTGTCGCTCTTTGGCTTCCCTCCCTATTCGGGCGTCACCCTGAAGGCCTCGTTCACCCCGCCGCCGGCGAGCACCAGCGACCTCGTGATCAACGAGATCGACTATGACACGGTCGGCACCGACGACAGGGAGTACGTCGAGATCTACAACCCGGCCGGCGGCGCGGTCAGCCTCTCCGGGTGCTCTCTGTTGCTCGTCAATGGCGGGACGGGCACGGTGTACAGCACGGTGGATCTGAGCGGGGCCGGCTCGCTCGGCGCCGGGCAATACCTGGTCGTCGGGTCGAGCTCGGTGGCGGTGCCCGCGGGCGCGAAGAAGGTCAATTTCTCCCTGGCGACGAACAGCATCCAGAACGACACGGAGGGCGTGGCGCTCGTGTGCGGCGCGAGCGTGGTCGACAAACTCTCCTACGAGGGCAGCGTCACCGCGGCGACCCTCCCGGGCGTGGGCACCGTGAGCCTGGTCGAAGGGACGGCGTTCAACGTCGCCGACAGCAACACCGTGCCGCGCACGCTGTGCCGCCTGCCGAACGGCAGCGACACGGACAACGCTTCGGTCGACTGGAGCACCTGCGCGACGCTCACCCCGGGCGCTTCGAACTAG
- a CDS encoding response regulator, giving the protein MDNRELHILLVDDDEVDVMNVQRAFQKNRLANPIHVATNGLEALEKLRDGSIKGARRLVLLDLNMPRMNGIEFLRALRADPELQTTSVVVLTTSNEDRDKVEAYRLNVAGYLLKPVTFVDFVDVMGTLNKYWTLVEMP; this is encoded by the coding sequence ATGGACAACCGCGAGCTGCACATCCTGCTGGTCGATGACGACGAGGTCGACGTCATGAACGTCCAGCGGGCGTTCCAGAAAAACCGCCTGGCCAACCCGATCCACGTCGCGACGAACGGCCTCGAGGCGCTGGAGAAGCTGCGGGACGGGTCGATCAAGGGGGCGCGGCGGCTCGTGCTGCTCGACCTCAACATGCCGAGGATGAACGGCATCGAGTTCCTTCGCGCGCTGCGCGCCGACCCGGAGCTGCAAACGACGTCGGTCGTCGTGCTGACGACCTCCAACGAGGACCGCGACAAGGTCGAGGCCTACCGCCTCAACGTCGCCGGCTACCTCCTCAAGCCGGTCACCTTCGTCGATTTCGTCGACGTGATGGGCACGCTGAACAAGTACTGGACCCTGGTCGAGATGCCGTGA
- a CDS encoding AraC family transcriptional regulator, whose protein sequence is MSAAFDELARTLRLQGTEVQQFDLGERWGKRMPALRKARVYAALQGGGWVGVDRQQLALGAGEIVFLPRGDAHWVHDRPSTASLGCYDAFCKAMRPTGPSSMRTTAPPDTRLVIVDLQLDVAGAPWMSLLPPVVHLEGDTPGLSRWMGETLRLLADTPELSPALRDGIVEAFGHTLFATALRTLSWPVPSTDALRDEPIAAALAEVRAQPEEDFELGELARRVGMSRSAFAARATAMLGEPLGSYVRRLRLERAAELLGGTNLPVKVIAGRVGYDSEAAFARAFARAHGASPREYRIAHAAGQGREPRRAAG, encoded by the coding sequence ATGTCTGCGGCCTTCGACGAGCTGGCGCGTACGCTCCGCCTGCAGGGCACCGAGGTGCAACAGTTCGATCTGGGCGAGCGGTGGGGCAAGCGGATGCCCGCGCTCCGCAAGGCGCGCGTCTACGCGGCCCTGCAAGGGGGCGGCTGGGTCGGGGTCGACAGGCAGCAGCTCGCGCTCGGGGCGGGCGAGATCGTCTTTCTGCCCCGCGGCGACGCCCATTGGGTCCACGACAGGCCCTCCACCGCGTCCCTCGGCTGCTACGACGCATTCTGCAAGGCCATGCGCCCCACCGGCCCGAGCTCGATGCGCACGACGGCGCCCCCCGACACCCGCCTCGTCATCGTCGACCTCCAGCTCGACGTCGCGGGCGCGCCCTGGATGTCGCTCCTGCCCCCGGTCGTGCACCTCGAGGGCGACACGCCGGGCCTTTCCCGGTGGATGGGCGAGACCCTGCGCCTGCTCGCCGACACGCCCGAGCTATCGCCCGCATTGCGTGACGGAATCGTCGAGGCCTTCGGTCACACGCTCTTCGCCACCGCGCTGCGCACGCTCTCGTGGCCCGTGCCGAGCACCGACGCGCTCCGGGACGAGCCCATCGCGGCCGCCCTCGCCGAGGTGCGGGCACAGCCCGAGGAGGACTTCGAGCTGGGGGAGCTGGCGCGGCGGGTGGGCATGTCACGCTCGGCCTTCGCGGCGCGGGCCACGGCCATGCTTGGCGAGCCGCTCGGCAGCTACGTGCGGCGGCTGCGCCTCGAGCGCGCGGCCGAGCTGCTCGGGGGGACGAACCTGCCCGTGAAGGTCATTGCAGGGCGGGTCGGCTACGACAGCGAGGCGGCGTTCGCGCGGGCGTTCGCGCGTGCCCATGGCGCGAGCCCGCGGGAGTACCGGATTGCGCACGCGGCGGGGCAGGGGCGCGAGCCGAGGCGGGCGGCGGGCTGA
- a CDS encoding nuclear transport factor 2 family protein, which translates to MTNATKHDAAHALDQHLAFIARDIDRWLDLFADDAVVEFPYAPPGFQARLEGKAAIDTYFRPTPQTFGGLVFTNLRLYPTQDPDVALAEVHGSATIPATGKRYEQDYIMVLRTRAGKIVHYREYWNVTLALEAFGGADAVKSAAGGAS; encoded by the coding sequence ATGACGAATGCAACGAAGCACGACGCCGCGCACGCCCTCGACCAGCACCTCGCGTTCATTGCCCGCGACATCGACCGATGGCTCGATCTGTTCGCCGACGACGCGGTGGTGGAGTTTCCCTATGCCCCGCCCGGGTTCCAGGCGCGCCTCGAGGGCAAGGCGGCGATCGACACGTACTTCCGCCCCACCCCGCAGACCTTCGGGGGGCTCGTGTTCACGAACCTGCGCCTCTACCCCACGCAGGACCCCGACGTCGCGCTGGCCGAGGTGCACGGCTCGGCCACGATCCCGGCCACCGGCAAGCGCTACGAGCAGGACTACATCATGGTGCTGCGGACGCGGGCGGGGAAGATCGTCCATTACCGCGAATACTGGAACGTCACCCTGGCGCTCGAGGCCTTCGGCGGGGCGGACGCGGTGAAGAGCGCGGCGGGAGGTGCGTCGTGA
- a CDS encoding PAAR domain-containing protein translates to MTQLAARVDDLHTCPSHVGGPILPPGSPTVVIGGQAAARVDDFCKCEGPVDVIRSGEPTVLFDGKPAARMGDLTRHNGVIVTGDATVLIGQPAPGDAIAKLFQDEYLSTLVDMQWDGADSEALKDAMETLWKYRHDPNDPAVAEALQKIADARNKPLSQIQEDWARYQAVLAEQERIAREKGIDPPPGIKNWLHPDHMGSTSQLRYGQVAGDALGVDPVFGALLNPTGGLVGPGNAAVDGNDSAIGYHGAVHDAGGYLYNYHNQGPGYDYLGREGRDTSSPLSGQRSGISYWRDKLPDRGAGTKAADGAGDVIMDGVVGGIDAASGAYDKAKETVSNAYEDAKDWASDKWDSLWD, encoded by the coding sequence ATGACCCAGCTGGCCGCGCGCGTCGACGATCTGCACACCTGCCCGAGCCACGTCGGCGGTCCGATTCTGCCGCCGGGGAGCCCCACGGTGGTCATTGGCGGCCAGGCCGCCGCGCGGGTGGACGACTTTTGCAAGTGCGAGGGCCCCGTCGACGTCATCCGCTCCGGCGAGCCCACCGTGCTGTTCGACGGCAAGCCCGCGGCCCGGATGGGAGACCTGACGCGGCACAACGGGGTCATCGTCACGGGCGACGCCACGGTCCTCATCGGGCAGCCCGCGCCGGGGGACGCGATTGCGAAGCTCTTCCAGGACGAATACCTCTCCACGCTCGTCGACATGCAATGGGACGGAGCGGACTCCGAGGCGCTGAAGGACGCGATGGAGACGCTCTGGAAGTACCGCCACGACCCGAACGACCCGGCGGTGGCGGAGGCATTGCAGAAGATCGCCGACGCGCGCAACAAGCCGCTGTCGCAGATCCAGGAGGACTGGGCGAGGTATCAGGCCGTGCTCGCGGAGCAGGAGCGGATCGCCCGCGAGAAGGGCATCGACCCGCCCCCCGGGATCAAGAACTGGCTGCACCCCGATCACATGGGCAGCACCTCGCAGCTCCGGTACGGCCAGGTGGCCGGCGACGCGCTCGGCGTGGATCCGGTGTTCGGCGCGCTGCTCAACCCGACCGGAGGGCTCGTGGGCCCTGGCAATGCGGCGGTCGACGGCAACGACTCGGCGATCGGCTATCACGGCGCCGTGCACGACGCCGGCGGCTATCTGTACAACTACCACAACCAGGGCCCCGGATACGATTACCTCGGCCGGGAGGGTCGCGACACGAGCAGCCCGCTCTCCGGCCAGCGGTCCGGCATCTCGTACTGGCGTGACAAGCTGCCCGATCGCGGCGCGGGGACGAAGGCCGCCGACGGCGCGGGCGACGTCATCATGGACGGCGTCGTGGGCGGGATCGACGCGGCTTCCGGGGCCTACGACAAGGCCAAGGAGACCGTCTCCAACGCCTACGAGGACGCCAAGGACTGGGCTTCCGACAAGTGGGACAGCCTCTGGGATTAG
- a CDS encoding sensor histidine kinase → MNDSETPTRLRVLLVDDDTVDRMAIVRALGKLDPGIEVRQVASSDAALEELRGGPFDCVISDLHMPGRDGAWLLAAIKREGLDVPFVVLTGQGDEQTAVALMKAGAADYAVKAAISPSGIGNILRHAVRVHRAEREARIVQERLTLALEATALGIWDWYPRADDLRCDARCKALFGLPPDAPLSYAEGRAAIHPEDMLGWQAALTAALDPAGGGRYESEFRIIGIADRQERWVRASGQVFFKDGAPVRVVGTLLDVTARRREEMLARRRLEFEQQLIGIVSHDLRNPIAAMVTGAAILRQALPADSPLKRTAARVASSGERATRLIRDLLDFTQARTGSGIPIARREADIHLVCKHAVDEVAFNNPGREIVHRAEGEGRGAWDPDRISQVVDNLTRNAVSYSPPGSVVTVRSRDDGARVLVEVHNQGTPIPEDVLPTLFEPFKRGERKQDPDRSIGLGLFIVREIVSAHGGEVTVRSTAAEGTTFSLDLPRD, encoded by the coding sequence GTGAACGACAGCGAGACTCCCACCCGGCTGCGTGTCCTTCTGGTCGATGACGACACGGTCGATCGCATGGCCATCGTGCGCGCGCTCGGGAAGCTGGATCCCGGGATCGAGGTGCGGCAGGTCGCGTCGTCGGACGCGGCCCTCGAGGAGCTGCGCGGCGGGCCCTTCGACTGCGTGATCTCCGATCTGCACATGCCGGGGCGGGACGGCGCCTGGCTGCTCGCGGCGATCAAGCGCGAGGGGCTCGACGTGCCGTTCGTCGTGCTGACCGGCCAGGGCGACGAGCAGACCGCGGTGGCGCTCATGAAGGCGGGCGCGGCCGATTACGCGGTGAAGGCGGCGATCTCTCCGAGCGGGATCGGCAACATCCTGCGCCACGCCGTGCGCGTCCACCGCGCCGAGCGCGAGGCGCGGATCGTCCAGGAGCGGCTGACCCTCGCGCTCGAAGCCACCGCGCTCGGCATCTGGGACTGGTATCCGCGCGCCGACGATCTGCGCTGCGACGCGCGCTGCAAGGCGCTCTTCGGGCTGCCGCCGGACGCGCCCCTCAGCTACGCCGAGGGCCGCGCCGCCATCCACCCGGAGGACATGCTGGGCTGGCAGGCGGCGCTCACGGCGGCGCTCGATCCCGCGGGCGGAGGCCGCTACGAGAGCGAGTTCCGCATCATCGGCATCGCCGACCGGCAAGAGCGCTGGGTGCGCGCCTCGGGGCAGGTCTTCTTCAAGGACGGCGCGCCGGTCCGCGTGGTCGGGACGCTGCTCGACGTGACCGCGCGGCGCCGCGAGGAGATGCTCGCGCGGCGCCGCCTCGAGTTCGAGCAGCAGCTCATCGGCATCGTCAGCCACGACCTGCGAAACCCCATCGCGGCGATGGTGACGGGCGCGGCGATCCTCCGGCAAGCGCTGCCGGCCGACTCGCCCCTGAAGAGGACCGCGGCCCGGGTCGCGAGCAGCGGCGAGCGCGCGACGCGCCTCATCCGGGATCTGCTCGACTTCACCCAGGCGCGCACGGGCTCGGGCATCCCGATCGCGCGGCGCGAGGCGGACATCCACCTCGTCTGCAAGCACGCGGTCGACGAGGTCGCCTTCAACAACCCCGGGCGCGAGATCGTCCACCGGGCCGAGGGCGAGGGGCGCGGGGCCTGGGATCCCGACCGCATCTCCCAGGTCGTCGACAACCTCACGCGCAACGCGGTCAGCTACAGCCCGCCCGGGAGCGTCGTGACCGTGCGGAGCCGGGACGACGGGGCGCGGGTGCTGGTCGAGGTGCACAACCAGGGGACGCCGATCCCCGAGGACGTGCTGCCGACGCTGTTCGAGCCGTTCAAGCGAGGCGAGCGCAAGCAGGATCCCGATCGCAGCATCGGCCTCGGCCTGTTCATCGTGAGGGAGATCGTCAGCGCGCACGGGGGCGAGGTCACCGTGCGCTCCACGGCCGCGGAGGGGACGACCTTCAGCCTCGATCTACCCCGGGACTGA
- a CDS encoding ATP-binding protein, whose protein sequence is MTLAPRMQDPPVQTSPSHPRDATPEVEALRREVERLRVIASKDRGVLETILEASPHGIVVCDAQGQVVLHNRASERIWAGSVTLHGLESWSKYRAFHPDGRPFASEDWALAKCLATHAPVELTEVHIQRFDDTFGYILASSAPIFGEGDQLEGAISVFVDVTRLKQSELAAQRLQVDLAAKVRDLEAFARRASLLQKITSALSRAGTVQEIADVVTSHGQELFGATSSLVFLLEDFGKGGRTLELTSCVGASGERLEGYRRLPLDADMPLPYAVRTGEPVWLCNHDEVFAAFPSAARFQRGDTRLEGVAALPLRTTGAIIGGLAFSFYAPPNLDPVARDFILTVANQCGLAIERAVAFEAERRAREALQAQQDRLAVVAQATERLVASLDSRHALSELARHVVPRLADWCAIDELAPDGSIRRLAVAHRDPAKVSLAHEIAQKYPPRPGAAYGVSAVLRTGKTEWVPDIPDEILVATSVNEEHLALARSLGLTSYAIVPLLARGRILGALTLVSEAGRRLVPEDLTFAEELARRAAMALDNARLYEAAEAARRQLHRLFMEAPAGVCLLRGPEHRFNLANAPYLRLASRGEDVIGRTLREVFPELSTQGIYEILDRVYATGETFVASELPLNIDAGDGQGPGERIYTLVYQATRDGGGVIDGIAVFAFEVTDQVRARRRVEALAADVARNEARMRALVEATAAIVWTATPRGEVVEPSPSWTAFTGQSGAEFVHGGFLQAIHPDDRQKTLAVWTEATAASAPYAVEYRLRRQDGSYASTLARGMPVLGPDGKTIVEYVGCNVDVSDLRRAEAEAREHADNLAATNRELDQFAYVTSHDLKAPLRAIGSLAEWIEEDLGAAMTEDVRQKMNLLRGRVRRMEALIQGILDFSRAGRLPSKRERVDVRRLAAEIVDMLGLRPPATVVLGDTLPTLETERVALQQILMNLISNALKHARRPDVEVRVDARDVGEAWEFCVRDNGPGIAPEYHDRVWGIFQTLEARDKVESTGIGLAIVKKIIEGRGGRVWIASAPGEGASFFFTWPKREGRRT, encoded by the coding sequence ATGACGCTCGCCCCCCGCATGCAAGATCCGCCGGTCCAGACCTCCCCGTCCCATCCCCGTGACGCCACGCCCGAGGTCGAGGCGCTTCGCCGTGAGGTCGAGCGGCTGCGCGTCATCGCCTCGAAGGACCGGGGCGTGCTCGAGACGATCCTCGAGGCGAGCCCCCACGGCATCGTCGTCTGCGACGCGCAGGGGCAGGTGGTGCTGCACAACCGCGCCTCCGAGCGGATCTGGGCCGGCAGCGTGACGCTGCACGGGCTCGAGAGCTGGAGCAAGTACCGCGCCTTCCACCCCGACGGGCGCCCCTTCGCGTCCGAGGACTGGGCGCTCGCGAAGTGCCTCGCCACCCACGCCCCCGTCGAGCTGACGGAGGTCCACATCCAGCGCTTCGACGACACCTTCGGCTACATCCTCGCCAGCAGCGCGCCGATCTTCGGCGAAGGGGACCAGCTCGAGGGCGCCATCAGCGTCTTCGTCGACGTCACGCGCCTCAAGCAGTCCGAGCTCGCGGCGCAGCGGCTCCAGGTCGACCTCGCGGCCAAGGTCCGGGATCTCGAGGCGTTCGCCCGGCGCGCCTCGCTCCTGCAGAAGATCACCTCGGCCCTGTCGCGCGCGGGCACCGTGCAGGAGATCGCCGACGTCGTCACCTCGCACGGCCAGGAGCTGTTCGGCGCGACGTCCTCGCTGGTCTTCTTGCTCGAGGACTTCGGCAAGGGCGGGCGCACCCTCGAGCTGACCTCCTGCGTCGGCGCGTCGGGCGAGCGGCTCGAGGGCTACCGGCGCCTGCCGCTCGACGCGGACATGCCGCTGCCGTACGCCGTGCGAACCGGCGAGCCCGTCTGGCTCTGCAACCACGACGAGGTCTTCGCCGCCTTCCCGTCCGCTGCCCGCTTCCAGCGCGGCGACACGCGCCTCGAAGGCGTCGCCGCGCTGCCCCTGCGCACGACGGGCGCGATCATCGGCGGGCTCGCCTTCAGCTTCTACGCTCCCCCGAACCTCGACCCCGTCGCGCGCGACTTCATCCTCACGGTCGCCAATCAGTGCGGCCTCGCCATCGAGAGGGCCGTCGCCTTCGAGGCGGAGCGGCGCGCCCGCGAGGCCCTGCAAGCGCAGCAGGATCGCCTCGCCGTGGTGGCGCAGGCGACCGAGCGCCTCGTCGCGTCCCTCGACTCGCGTCACGCGCTCTCGGAGCTCGCCCGGCACGTGGTCCCGCGGCTCGCCGACTGGTGCGCCATCGACGAGCTCGCGCCGGACGGCAGCATCCGCCGCCTCGCGGTGGCGCACCGGGATCCGGCGAAGGTGTCCCTCGCCCACGAGATCGCGCAGAAGTACCCGCCCAGGCCCGGCGCGGCGTACGGCGTCTCCGCCGTCCTGCGCACGGGCAAGACCGAGTGGGTGCCCGACATCCCCGACGAGATCCTCGTCGCGACCTCGGTCAACGAGGAGCACCTCGCCCTCGCGCGATCGCTCGGCCTCACCTCGTACGCGATCGTCCCGCTCCTGGCCCGCGGCCGTATCCTCGGCGCCCTGACCCTCGTCAGCGAAGCGGGCCGGCGCCTCGTCCCGGAGGACCTCACCTTCGCCGAGGAGCTGGCCCGCCGGGCCGCCATGGCCCTCGACAACGCCCGCCTTTACGAGGCCGCCGAGGCGGCGCGCAGGCAGCTCCATCGGCTCTTCATGGAGGCGCCCGCCGGCGTCTGCCTCCTGCGCGGCCCAGAGCATCGGTTCAATCTTGCGAACGCGCCCTACCTGAGGCTCGCCTCGCGCGGGGAGGACGTCATCGGCAGGACCCTGCGCGAGGTCTTCCCGGAGCTGTCGACCCAGGGGATCTACGAGATCCTCGACCGCGTCTACGCGACGGGCGAGACGTTCGTCGCCTCCGAGCTGCCGCTGAACATCGACGCGGGCGACGGCCAGGGCCCCGGCGAGCGCATCTACACCCTCGTCTACCAGGCGACCCGCGACGGCGGCGGGGTGATCGACGGCATCGCGGTCTTCGCGTTCGAGGTGACCGACCAGGTGCGCGCGCGCCGGCGCGTCGAGGCGCTGGCGGCGGACGTGGCCCGCAACGAGGCGCGCATGCGGGCGCTGGTCGAGGCGACGGCCGCGATCGTCTGGACGGCGACGCCCAGGGGCGAGGTCGTGGAGCCCTCGCCGAGCTGGACCGCGTTCACCGGCCAGAGCGGCGCGGAGTTCGTGCACGGCGGCTTCCTCCAGGCGATCCACCCGGACGACCGGCAGAAGACCCTCGCGGTCTGGACCGAAGCCACCGCCGCGTCGGCGCCCTACGCGGTGGAGTACAGGCTGCGCCGCCAGGACGGCAGCTACGCCTCCACGCTCGCGCGCGGCATGCCCGTCCTCGGACCGGACGGGAAGACCATCGTCGAGTACGTCGGCTGCAACGTCGACGTCTCCGATCTGCGCCGGGCGGAGGCGGAGGCGCGCGAGCACGCCGACAACCTCGCGGCGACCAACCGCGAGCTCGATCAGTTCGCCTACGTCACCTCGCACGATCTGAAGGCCCCGCTGCGCGCGATCGGCAGCCTGGCCGAGTGGATCGAGGAGGATCTCGGCGCGGCGATGACCGAGGACGTGCGCCAGAAGATGAACCTGCTGCGCGGGCGCGTGCGCCGCATGGAGGCGCTCATCCAGGGCATCCTCGACTTCTCGCGCGCCGGCCGCCTGCCGTCGAAGCGCGAGCGGGTCGACGTCCGGCGGCTCGCGGCCGAGATCGTCGACATGCTCGGGCTCCGGCCTCCCGCCACGGTCGTCCTCGGCGACACCTTGCCGACGCTCGAGACCGAGCGCGTCGCGCTGCAGCAGATCCTGATGAACCTCATCAGCAACGCGCTCAAGCACGCGCGCCGGCCGGACGTCGAGGTCCGCGTCGACGCGCGCGACGTGGGCGAGGCGTGGGAGTTTTGCGTGCGCGACAACGGGCCCGGTATCGCGCCCGAGTATCACGATCGCGTCTGGGGGATTTTCCAGACCCTGGAGGCTCGCGACAAGGTCGAGAGCACGGGTATCGGCCTTGCGATCGTGAAGAAGATCATCGAAGGTCGGGGCGGTCGCGTGTGGATCGCCTCGGCTCCGGGCGAGGGCGCGTCTTTCTTCTTCACCTGGCCGAAGCGCGAAGGCCGGAGGACCTGA